The segment ATAATGTTgctaataaatattgtttggaagTCAGTTTTTTTGCTGCATTATTGTTTATGCcccttgtgttatattggtggaTGTTGTGATGTGTTAAGTTATTTGATGTAACCATATAAAGCAACAGTTTATACACAACTAAACAAGGGACTGtcataatatgaagttcttgaaatttttgtttacattaatcttaATCTTTATAACCAATGCCAGAAATATAACGcactgaattttttttattaatgttcttttttaaatgtatttccccaTATTTCAATACTGTACCATAAACCAATTGAGagtaaaacaaatgtataatataccattttaaaaactttttcattgcAGAATTCAGACAGTTTTCTAATCATGAATATTGCTTTAgataacttcaaacaaagagtagtTATATggtaattcaatttaaatttttgtcgatAATCAATCCGAGAAATTTTGTAGAACTATACATCACTAAATTGTCAACtgcaatttgaattttaaaggtagtttttttttatttgaagtaaaattacagctgtttatttatttgcatttactgtttaaaagttttcattaaagtattgcactatgtcattaatttgtatatttcttatgatttctaaatcctccaaagttttgtgtttatatagtatagatgtgtcatctgcatataacatTGTCTGGTTAGGATTACTTACATTTccaatatcattaatatatattaaaaatagcaatggACCAAGAATGGTACCCTGGGGCACACCCCACTTAATGTCTACTCTTATAGATGTGACTTAAGcctgataattttttatactaacaaACTGTTTCCAACAAACTAAGTAAGATTTCAGAAAATCATAAGGTTTCCTCCTATtccatatttttctaatttatcaaggaaaatatttatatttacacagtcaaaagctttttgtAAATCCAGAAACACACCACAAATATAACCACCATTTATTATTCCTTTCATTCATTAAGAAATTTGATTGTGGCTGACAAGTGGATTTTCCCCTGTGAATGCATGCTGATTTACAAAAAGTATGCTCTTAGCttctaaaaaaatcaattaacctGTTACAAATAGCTTTCtcaaaaattagaaataacagGAAAAAATGCAACTGATCTATAATTAATCATTCTGAGCAGTTtcccttgtttttaaaaataggcacaattttagaaattttaagacTATCTGGATAAATCCCTGATTCAAAagtagtattaattataaatgacaGAGGTCCTGCTATAGCATTTGAGGTAGcctattctttaataaattagtacttaTGCAATCCCAACCAACTACAAAACCTTTGTACAGAATTGGGCGGCCTTTAGATACAAATAACTATATAattctcattatttattttagttacaattcCTGTAGCATCCAGTGATCCTTCACATGAAGTTATTTCaagtttttgaaataatacagaatgttttgtgaaaatttcagctccacaaccaaactttaaaattgtacccaaaatgtctttttattgCTTATGACAGGTTACTGGATGCAATTAAGcttgtaaaaatatcaatatttatgcCATCCCTGCCATGCTACATTATATCTTGAATGTTTGTTTTAGGAGTCAGGACAGTTTCCTAGATACAATAAAACCGCTGCTGGTGGAAGGCCGTGAAGCCGAACTGTGTGAATGGATGAAAGAGATTGGGCTATTGGTGGGTTCCATGAAATGTCCCACACCAACCTGCAATGGCTTGGAAATGCAGTGGAAGAAAGCTCGAATCATCGACAAGTTCAACTGGCTCTGCACCGAGTGTAAGAAGAAAGTGCCCATAAAAACGGGCTCTTTCATGGAGGAGTTCCAGTGCAGCGTGAAGGCCTCAGTTGAGACCATGCTCGCCTGGTGTAATAATGTGAATCCAGAGGACGTGGTTATCGACGGCAAAACCATGAAGACATCACTAGTGAGGAGGATCTACGGTCAGTGCACCAGCATCGCCGACTGGTACATCCAGAATCACCCGGAACTGTCACAGCTCGGTGGAGAGAATGCTGTGGTCCTCGTTGATATCTTCCCTGATGGCTCGATGACCACAGCACCGCACAACAACAACTACAGCAAGACTATCCTTTGTGTCGCCGACACTGCTCATATGCCTGCCAGAGTCTGGGCTCAAGTTGTTGATAATGATTTGCACAAAGTAAGTTAAGTGCCATACAGTAGTGTAATGCTTTATCAGTTctctgtattttaatataaattcagtaTAGGCCTAttgatgaaaaaatgtatatgctACTCTGTGTTCCATGGAGGAGTTTACATTTGTGAACAGCCACCAGATGAGTGTATGTAAGTCTATTTGTGTAAATGTTTCCCTGCACACATGTTGGAGACATATTGcctgcagtatagtaagcggccaccaccacaatgaTATCAGTGAACtaaatattcaatcataaatACCTTACCTATCGAATAAAACAATTTCctaattatagttatttgaaCCTAATCATTGCCAAATCATAAGCAATGGATTGTTTAAgatcaattaaaagtaaaataatttgtatggtatttgagtaatgacCTCAAGTACAACAGGTCATGATCATGCATTATTACATGCATGATCATGGCCGTGGTGTTACAAGCCGTCAACACCTTTAATCCTTCATCTTTGTAACTGTAACACTACTGtactttgttacatttaataaatatgtgtagcttagatagttttttattcgtcattaacttattacttttttatatataaaaaatctgaaTAAAGACTATACTGTAATCTGAAATAATTCTAGTGTAATTGGGTCTGACATTTTGGTTTTGGTAGTTCAGATAATCATTAATATTGATGATGTGGTGGTGTCCACTTATATTGCAGCCAATGTATTTATAACTAGGCTATAGTTATTCATGTTGATAAATCAATTGATTACTAGGGCTACAATTTAACAGTAATGAATGACTtgtgaaacttatttttatgatgGAACACTAAACTGGAAAAGTGAACACTCCATTTAATTCTCATTATATTACGTAATCTAGATTTCCAGTTCTCAAAACAAAAAACCGGGTTTCTAGAAAGTTTCCAGGACAGTCATCTCCTGAAGACTCAAGGTTGGATCAATGTATTGCAGATAAATTGTTTTCAGTTAAAACAGAGGGGAGAGCTATCGCTGTGAAACTACAGCTCCACACATATTGCCGCTCGCTGTGTTTCCATATCTCTAAGTAATAATTGTTCAGTTCTCCACATAGATCTACATGGACTCTGTCAAGGACTCGGATAGtcaggtttaaaataatatttaacttgataaacattttctgtatttaactttttatgtttaaatcatatattcctttcttaagtaaatatttgttcCTTGGCTCATAAATGGATGGTTTTAACGAACAAGACAACTCAATGTTAGTGTGAAGGAATGATAAACAAAGGGTCCATATTCAGAGTCTAACTTCAGGAGTCAGTGTGGTCCTGAAATTGGGCCATTGCTTGTGTTCTTTCTCTTGTTTAATAGTCCCATATTTGAAATGAGTGaggtataattaataaaaaaaacagactgTCCAAGTTACTGCTGCTTGTTTTTAACGCCTTAACTGTTGCACTGCTAAAACTTCACTACGATTTTTTTTCCTTACAAGCAATTAATTATAGGTTGCTACCATAGTCAAAgtcaaattatctttatttatattatctacatgaatacaataaatagtgtcaaCTACAACTAAGGTactttaatacttatatatatatatatatatatatatatatatattactttaatacatACACGTTCACTACCATTGCTTACAGTAGCAGTATTGTGTATGCAAACAATAGTCACTGTAGCACAGTAGTCAGTGGCACTACAGTTTTGTCTCAAATACAAATGCTGCAGAATTATAAAAGCATAGCTACGTTTGATGATATTGCAGTAAGTTAATGGTGTGGATGACTGAGGGAAAGGTGGTGGTTTGTGGACAGTAGATAAGAAATAATCAGGTTATATAGTACGAGACGCATCATAGCAAGCATGGCCTTTCTGTGTTGTAATGTAAATACATGCTAACTTACTTTTTGAAGGTAAAAGATTCAGGAAGATAGATGAGTAGGAACGATTACTTGATTTTTGAATTTCAATCGATTATCCCTTTACTAGTTATTCTTCCGTTACAGCTGATGACACCGCACCTCAACCCAGGCTTGAATTTATATGTCTCTTACTatagtaatttagtaattataaaatttacagttatactaatttaatgttatttttcttaacatttgttttgacgtacatttattttttaacgaatGTTGAGTACACTGTAATTTTTGCAGTTAAACAGTGTGAGGTTCActctttttagataaaaatagttaaatacgtgatattcaacacatttttttgtgaaatagaATTGCATGTGAATTTCTACTAgtgtaattataatttgtttgggAACAGTAAGGGCATATTTTGTTGGCCACCTGACCAGgcaaaccgggaataagccgccAAAATTAGGAAAATCTTGAAAAGACGTTTTTTTGTTCCTTAGAATATATgaaatcaaaacataattttggaatttgataGTGTTGATAATCTCACACATTGTAGCTTAACACAATGTGATTCATGAAACTGTGAATGAAGGAATATATTAACGTGTGGTTAATGATGTCGCCGAATTGTTCATAGATTGGATTGCAG is part of the Homalodisca vitripennis isolate AUS2020 chromosome 8, UT_GWSS_2.1, whole genome shotgun sequence genome and harbors:
- the LOC124367781 gene encoding uncharacterized protein LOC124367781; protein product: MMECDIYDTLKMIDQSQDSFLDTIKPLLVEGREAELCEWMKEIGLLVGSMKCPTPTCNGLEMQWKKARIIDKFNWLCTECKKKVPIKTGSFMEEFQCSVKASVETMLAWCNNVNPEDVVIDGKTMKTSLVRRIYGQCTSIADWYIQNHPELSQLGGENAVVLVDIFPDGSMTTAPHNNNYSKTILCVADTAHMPARVWAQVVDNDLHKDYSRLLAVVLSHVRPMSTLVVTPRLFPDMLQYAKGMAEVISVEALMSLDPDDYQRSLKNLETIWATTVSACQEVQQMSSSETIQLLRELQWRQVFTSHTKYLFQHIVEHQHAKGPVVPSPAQSGSP